The Sesamum indicum cultivar Zhongzhi No. 13 linkage group LG6, S_indicum_v1.0, whole genome shotgun sequence genome has a segment encoding these proteins:
- the LOC105165253 gene encoding RNA-binding protein BRN1 gives MAEGESVKLFVGQVPKHMTESQLLAMFREFALVDEVNIIKDKATRASRGCCFVICPSREEADKAVNACHNKKTLPGASSPLQVKYADGELERLEHKLFVGMLPKNVSDAEVSTLFSEYGTIKDLQILRGSQQTSKGCAFLKFETKEQALAAIEALNGKHKMEGSTIPLVVKWADTEKERQARRAQKALSQASHVQNADSRQHPSVFGALPMGYMPPYNGYGYQTPGTYGLMHYRLPALQSQHAFPNLIPSINQGGAIRGVRPDLSSGVGPRNYAVQPASYVGSAYPPVPGVQYPMAYPGGIMNSRQVGAASGSLSPSPSNSQSAASSSVTTSSGGQIEGPPGANLFIYHIPQEFGDDELANAFQRFGRVLSAKVFIDKATGVSKCFGFVSYDLPAAAQNAINTMNGFQLGGKKLKVQLKRDNKQNRPY, from the exons ATGGCGGAAGGAGAGAGCGTGAAGCTGTTCGTAGGCCAAGTGCCGAAGCACATGACGGAGTCGCAGCTTCTCGCAATGTTCAGAGAATTCGCGCTTGTAGACGAAGTCAACATAATCAAAGACAAGGCGACGCGTGCTTCGCGAG GGTGTTGTTTTGTGATATGTCCGTCGAGAGAGGAAGCGGACAAGGCAGTCAATGCGTGTCATAACAAGAAAACGCTGCCTGGG GCATCTAGTCCGCTGCAAGTGAAGTATGCTGATGGAGAGTTGGAAAGGCTAG AGCACAAACTCTTTGTTGGCATGCTTCCGAAAAATGTTTCTGATGCTGAGGTGTCTACTCTATTTTCGGAATATGGAACCATAAAAGATTTGCAGATTCTTAGAGGTTCTCAGCAAACTAGCAAAG GTTGTGCTTTTCTGAAGTTTGAGACAAAAGAACAAGCACTTGCAGCAATCGAAGCCCTCAATGGGAAGCATAAGATGGAG GGTTCGACTATTCCTTTAGTGGTCAAGTGGGCTGATACCGAAAAGGAAAGACAGGCCCGAAGGGCTCAAAAAGCTCTCTCACAGGCGTCCCATGTACAGAATGCTGACTCCAGGCAGCATCCATCTGTATTTGGTGCTTTACCAATGGGTTATATGCCTCCATATAATGGATATGGTTATCAG ACTCCAGGGACTTATGGACTCATGCATTATCGCCTACCAGCATTGCAGAGTCAACATGCCTTCCCCAATTTGATTCCATCTATAAACCAAGGAGGCGCTATACGTGGAGTAAGGCCTGATCTTTCATCAGGAGTGGGCCCACGAAATTATGCAGTGCAACCTGCAAGTTATGTTGGATCTGCTTATCCACCTGTACCTGGGGTTCAATATCCCATGGCATATCCTGGAGGAATCATGAATAGTCGCCAAGTTGGGGCCGCTTCTGGTTCTCTATCACCTTCTCCTTCAAATAGCCAATCCGCAGCATCTTCAAGTGTCACTACAAGTTCTGGGGGTCAGATTGAAG GTCCACCTGGAgctaatttgtttatttaccaCATTCCCCAAGAATTTGGCGATGATGAGCTTGCAAATGCCTTTCAGCGTTTTGGTAGGGTGTTGAGCGCGAAGGTTTTCATCGACAAAGCAACTGGTGTCAGCAAATGTTTCG GATTTGTCAGTTATGATTTGCCGGCAGCAGCACAGAATGCAATTAACACGATGAATGGTTTTCAATTAGGTGGTAAAAAATTGAAGGTTCAACTTAAAAGAGACAATAAGCAAAACAGACCTTATTAA
- the LOC105165252 gene encoding U1 small nuclear ribonucleoprotein C gives MPRYYCDYCDTYLTHDSPSVRKQHNAGYKHKANVRSYYQQYEAQLNQSLIDQKVKEHLGAFRPPVAPYNQLRPGLPVLPTPIPGQLPPGAPLVPGIRPPVLPRPIPGAPGYAPAPPGMPQMAPPPGAPGMPGQMNGLQRPMTGPPPMVPGSAGTPNTGAPPMFAPPVYQGSVSLPSSGGGDGTNASAQAPEANK, from the exons ATGCCCAG GTATTACTGTGACTATTGCGACACTTATCTCACGCATGATTCC CCTTCAGTTAGGAAACAACACAATGCGGGATACAAGCACAAG GCGAACGTAAGAAGTTATTACCAACAATACGAGGCACAACTAAATCAAAGTTTGATAGATCAAAAGGTCAAGGAACATCTCGGGGCATTTAGGCCACCTGTCGCTCCTTACAATCAGCTAAGGCCTGGTCTGCCAGTTCTACCTACACCAATTCCAGGACAGTTGCCTCCTGGAGCGCCATTAGTCCCAGGGATTAGACCTCCGGTTTTGCCAAGACCGATACCTGGAGCTCCAG GTTATGCACCAGCTCCTCCTGGGATGCCACAGATGGCCCCTCCTCCAGGTGCTCCTGGCATGCCTGGTCAAATGAATGGCCTCCAGAGACCCATGACAGGTCCTCCTCCAATGGTTCCTGGAAGTGCTGGAACGCCAAATACTGGTGCCCCGCCAATGTTTGCGCCCCCAGTGTATCAAGGGAGTGTCTCTTTGCCCTCGAGTGGGGGTGGTGATGGTACTAATGCTAGTGCTCAAGCTCCTGAAGCTAATAAGTAG
- the LOC105165255 gene encoding uncharacterized protein LOC105165255 encodes MKASEIPMKEETQVKREEEEESEKRKPLFRPAKDDTKPLLQDPILRSDPIETEEAVLRLPPIPDCIKSQSRGGL; translated from the exons ATGAAGGCATCAGAAATTCCGATGAAAGAGGAAACGCAAGtaaagagagaagaagaagaagaaagtgaGAAACGGAAGCCCCTTTTCAGACCCGCCAAAGACGACACCAAACCACTGCTCCAGGACCCT ATATTGAGATCCGATCCGATTGAGACAGAGGAAGCTGTGCTGCGCTTGCCTCCTATACCAGATTGCATCAAATCTCAATCCCGAGGAGGCCTATGA